One window from the genome of Saccopteryx leptura isolate mSacLep1 chromosome 8, mSacLep1_pri_phased_curated, whole genome shotgun sequence encodes:
- the ZDHHC19 gene encoding palmitoyltransferase ZDHHC19: MALLKDPYPPPQASPPWILPSLFAAFNVVLLVVFSALFFTFPCRWLAQNEEWAFLIITGPLFVLTFFSLVSLNFSDPGILHQGSNEQGPMTVHVVWVNHRAFRLQWCPKCCFHRPPRTYHCPLCNICVEDFDHHCKWVNNCIGHRNFRFFLLLVLSLCLYSGAMLVTCLSFLLRTTHQPFHIDKIIAVVVAVTAAGFLVPLFLLLLVQAISVSAAERSCESKCQYLQGYNPFDHGCASNWYLTICAPLGPKYMANAVLLQRVVEPDWVPVQNLPLPVCPSALNSSGHPGPGFGRQPQPLALRTPGEAPPGSGEAAALQEFYLGPMLHLPREAPQMRLAPSYPDARNPIT, encoded by the exons ATGGCGCTCTTGAAGGACCcataccccccaccccaggcctcacCTCCCTGGATCCTCCCAAGCCTGTTTGCTGCCTTCAATGTCGTGCTGCTGGTGGTATTCAGTGCCCTCTTCTTTACATTCCC TTGCAGGTGGCTGGCCCAGAACGAGGAGTGGGCCTTTCTCATCATCACGGGTCCCCTCTTTGTCCTCACCTTCTTCAGTCTCGTTTCACTCAACTTCTCAGACCCTGGCATCTTGCATCAAG GCTCCAACGAACAGGGTCCCATGACGGTGCATGTGGTATGGGTGAACCACAGGGCCTTCCGCCTGCAGTGGTGCCCGAAGTGCTGCTTCCACCGCCCGCCCCGGACATACCACTGCCCCTTGTGCAACATCTGTGTGGAG GATTTTGACCATCACTGCAAGTGGGTCAATAACTGCATCGGTCACCGCAACTTCCGCTTCTTTCTACTGCTCGTCCTGTCCTTGTGCCTCTACTCCGGCGCCATGctggtcacctgcttgagcttCTTGCTGCGCACCACTCACCAGCCCTTTCACATCGACAAGATCATCGC CGTCGTGGTGGCGGTCACTGCCGCTGGCTTCCTGGTGCCgctcttcctgctgctgctggtccaggcCATCTCGGTGAGCGCGGCCGAGCGCTCCTGCGAGAGCAAG TGCCAATACCTTCAGGGATACAACCCCTTCGACCATGGCTGTGCCAGCAACTGGTATTTAACAATTTGTGCACCACTGGGACCCAA GTACATGGCCAACGCCGTCTTGCTGCAGAGAGTGGTGGAGCCGGACTGGGTGCCGGTGCAGAACCTGCCCCTCCCAGTGTGCCCGTCTGCGCTCAACTCCTCAGGCCACCCTGGGCCTGGGTTTGGCCGCCAGCCCCAACCTCTGGCTCTCCGCACACCGGGAGAGGCTCCCCCAGGCAGTGGAGAGGCTGCAGCTCTCCAGGAA TTCTACCTAGGCCCAATGCTGCACCTGCCAAGGGAGGCCCCCCAGATGAGGCTTGCCCCTTCATACCCTGATGCCAGGAACCCCATCACCTGA